One stretch of Pyxidicoccus trucidator DNA includes these proteins:
- a CDS encoding OmpA family protein, whose product MRRRELLHRGLALALALTSTAAVSQTVLPNFELERLELNPGAEGSLVVGMGELLPAGDYRVSLVAAYAHSPLLLDLDGEAFTIVGGRATTHAAVAYAVTDWLQLMLQVPMVFQTTGDLADTGYAAPSAFGLGTPTATARVGLLTQDEAGGVDLSMELGAGLPVGSAATLARDSGMLRLAPKLMVGRHFGFIRAGLEVGFMRRLRQRITQISSVAQDQIGNELRIGAAIATTGRRLRWEMNVRGMVPLTDQPGAAELLPGVRYLVNPTFEMFAMLGVGVGSAPGTPLFRMMVGGAYGDATPRRGPGESSVNCEPGLPHTLEECPDMDEDNDGVRNIADRCPTVPGDVARKGCSAQDTDGDGLEDMLDACPFEPGLAANQGCPLRDADKDETPDETDSCPNDPGPADNRGCPVRDTDKDGIDNDKDECPNEAGPPERNGCPESDSDKDGVPNRVDSCANEAGVSENKGCPGHVQALVEIRPGRLVMLGKVFFEPSQARVLPSSFGPLDWVARVIKEHPEMPLVVVGAHTDDRGFPADNRRLSQARAEAVRQYLISKGVPSERLQAQGYGQDRPIDTNATSIGRENNRRVEFIVVDPEQEKAGSPRQ is encoded by the coding sequence ATGAGAAGAAGAGAGCTCCTGCACCGCGGACTCGCGCTGGCTCTGGCGCTGACGTCCACGGCGGCCGTGTCCCAGACGGTCCTTCCGAACTTCGAGTTGGAGCGGCTGGAGTTGAACCCCGGCGCGGAAGGCTCCCTGGTGGTGGGCATGGGTGAGCTGCTGCCGGCGGGGGACTACCGCGTCTCGCTGGTGGCGGCCTACGCGCACAGCCCGCTGCTCCTGGACCTGGATGGAGAGGCCTTCACCATCGTCGGTGGGCGGGCCACCACGCATGCGGCGGTGGCGTACGCCGTGACGGACTGGCTCCAGCTGATGCTGCAGGTGCCGATGGTGTTCCAGACCACGGGGGACCTGGCGGACACGGGCTATGCGGCGCCGTCGGCGTTCGGGCTCGGCACGCCCACGGCCACGGCGCGGGTGGGGCTGCTGACGCAGGACGAGGCGGGCGGTGTCGACCTGTCGATGGAGCTGGGGGCGGGGCTGCCGGTGGGGAGCGCGGCGACGCTGGCTCGGGACAGCGGCATGTTGCGGCTGGCCCCCAAGCTGATGGTGGGCCGCCACTTCGGCTTCATTCGCGCGGGCCTGGAAGTGGGCTTCATGCGCCGCCTGCGGCAGCGCATCACCCAGATTTCGTCGGTGGCCCAGGACCAGATTGGCAACGAGCTGCGTATCGGCGCGGCCATCGCCACCACGGGTCGGCGGCTGCGCTGGGAGATGAATGTCCGGGGCATGGTGCCGCTGACGGACCAGCCGGGAGCCGCGGAGCTGCTGCCCGGAGTTCGCTACCTCGTCAATCCCACTTTCGAGATGTTCGCCATGTTGGGCGTGGGGGTGGGCTCGGCGCCAGGCACGCCGCTGTTCCGGATGATGGTGGGCGGGGCCTACGGCGACGCGACGCCCCGGCGCGGGCCGGGGGAGTCCTCGGTCAACTGCGAGCCCGGGCTGCCGCACACGCTGGAGGAGTGCCCGGACATGGACGAGGACAACGACGGCGTGCGCAACATCGCGGACCGGTGCCCCACGGTGCCCGGCGACGTGGCACGCAAGGGCTGCTCGGCCCAGGACACGGACGGCGACGGCCTGGAAGACATGCTGGATGCGTGTCCCTTCGAGCCCGGCCTGGCGGCGAACCAGGGCTGCCCGCTGCGCGACGCGGACAAGGACGAGACGCCGGACGAGACTGACAGCTGCCCCAATGACCCGGGGCCCGCGGACAACCGGGGATGCCCGGTGCGCGACACGGACAAGGACGGCATCGACAACGACAAGGACGAGTGCCCCAACGAGGCCGGCCCGCCCGAGCGCAACGGCTGCCCGGAGTCCGACTCGGACAAGGACGGCGTGCCCAACCGCGTGGATAGCTGCGCGAACGAGGCGGGCGTCTCGGAAAACAAGGGCTGCCCCGGGCACGTGCAGGCGCTGGTGGAAATCAGGCCTGGCAGGCTGGTGATGCTGGGCAAGGTCTTCTTCGAGCCGTCCCAGGCCCGAGTCCTGCCCAGCTCGTTCGGGCCGCTGGACTGGGTGGCGCGCGTCATCAAGGAGCACCCGGAGATGCCGCTCGTCGTGGTGGGCGCGCACACGGATGACCGTGGCTTCCCGGCCGACAACCGCCGGCTGTCCCAGGCCCGTGCGGAGGCCGTGCGCCAGTACCTCATCAGCAAGGGCGTTCCCTCCGAGCGGCTGCAGGCCCAGGGCTACGGACAGGACCGCCCCATCGATACCAATGCGACCTCCATCGGCCGTGAGAACAACCGCCGTGTGGAGTTCATTGTCGTGGACCCGGAGCAGGAGAAGGCGGGGAGCCCCCGGCAGTAG
- the agmC gene encoding adventurous gliding motility protein AgmC — MRASIAKALLLGGVLLAATASADPDEFGLGTGSVPLLVSAPNTVINKYAQLESMAVVGGTSVLEVETVQTGAGNKPSDRFPQNSLVMVIQMGAAKPGTGSDSAVSLDSGGIGRWELARVTAVRDDPHNDLTLDRQLVNTYPPAWTQVVHVPQYSAVTVEDGASLVAGTWNHGDKMGGVLAFLAQGVVTLDLTGKISADGKGFLGAPGETDGASSPLTCLSSAAGSLAARRGEGVYIDDFAATSRGTANMANGGGGGVCVRAGGGGGANGGFGGRGGDADTAGAGLGGLGGAPLNSAVLSDRLTLGGGGGAGHGRTASGGSGAAGGGIIFIRAGSLSMATQATLSASGATPAPTAQGAGGGGGGGTIHLRLGGASTCNVIEARGGAGGNNTNSAVAPGGGGGGGRVFFQASSTTCNPSAVAGLAGTTSTGGHFGAEPTAATVGSRSGPALFLPQKYEVPPAPVVTQPVDGSRIAQPLPVFKGTTIPFAQVHLFVDGSRATPPNAPVSADSSGVFTFTYAGTPLAGQHTVSAEALHLGAKSVRSVDTTFTVDTAAPTLTISSSPADPSRTTTATFVFSSNETGPGTRFECQLDGLYPFKLCDSPWVFTAADRSTPYTARIRAYDAAGNHDEESHSWSVDSTPPTRPVIGAPSEGALVGTDRPTFSGTVPTFETGLTVSLFFDNSPTAAETNIPVTTGANGTGIWSRQVSVANALDSAPHVVVALVRDTAGNESPLSAIRSFVVDTNDPAAPSILAPTGQFVSSTTFTVEGTAEAGSLVTVTVTTPNAQQQTVTLDTETDEADASGVWSVSMNIADALSVDGAILTLKANARDDADPVNVSVDATATFTLDLLGPTVTIDTRPDDPTNVNVAVFTFHASQGDSVFGCGFDPEGPFSPCVSPHAVEVTEEEEHEFCVQATDPAGHPSASAACYQWELDKQGPPAPVVLTPDEDDPPTQDVRPLFSGTAVAGSIIHLYVDGMPESSDPAVVVATGGNGDWTARPATALGPGFHVLTVTATEPAGNVSEFSQARGFTVDTQAPDAPVILAPTPGQALDTATPVFSGTAEPGAAVVVSVDGSGTPLGEAVANAWGAWTFTTPAADDLDDGPHSVTARARDRSGRPGPASEALSFSVDTVNPVVPTFNLPPARTNDSTPLITGGAERGTTVTVFIDNVQVGTDIADPTTGNWDVTPVVQISDGTHRATAMVRDAAGRPSPLSQAREFVVDTTAPGKPVITVPAADTYVVVVRPRIAGRAEALATVTIEVDGVFVGTAQANAGGDWNLAATTVDLAPGPRTVTAFATDGEGNIGAHSDPPIRFTVDAVAPAAPVVLSPASGSYVATTSPTVSGTAEAGSTVTVFIRGVAAGTTTAVGGSWSLRVAGPLAQESYTVSAQATDRAGNSAPSSVSAAHSFTVDTEAPDTQLISGPPLVSSSTTATFVVRARNSVTQAVDGSVVEFQVSPDGRPFIRCVLPTPVGSDCVMARNPAPQDDTFSLTLEDFAIRQEHSVLISARDLAGNQDPTPASYAWRVVDGRLTIGIKFGPDPITNDNTSTFVFESERPGAIFTGSVGTTDGGVPENFRVESGQDTITFPIPDGGAPDGGGAVLADGEYELTVRAENPDNSADVTSYTNRRWTIDTQKPARPTLTVDGRLVGSTVRVNTSNPTFRGMAERNGTVLLFNNIKVGETVVDGQGQWSLLLPTGLAQGTYTFTAQVRDPATNTSDPATSPTFVIDTDKPTVGVVEHPPAQTNSQTARFTFSKSEDVEAFECSVDNAPFAVCGSNDNPTAQFDNLLEGQHNLALRARDLAGNETASVVNYPWRVDRTPPVVTLSVKPPEHSGSADARFEFSADEPLVTFQCAIDASNFDECSQRVERTGLEDRSYVIRVTARDAAGNTSLDPVEYQWTVDTRRPDVPVLESPRAGLSVGSRNPLFRGLAEPNSTVTVLVDGDPVASTQVTSSLGQWEVASQVALDETDHTVRLVTVDRANNSSDRSEEVGFFVDVTGPNTVIESGPESRIRSTSATFTFSSEEGATFECSLNRGAYDACPPDGVFSGLEEGGQSLEVRAKDAAGNPDPSPATYSWRVYLGSDIRTRGGGLSCSSTEGGSGASLALLGLGGLVLLGARRRRQ, encoded by the coding sequence ATGAGAGCCTCGATTGCGAAGGCGCTGCTCCTCGGCGGTGTGTTGCTGGCCGCGACAGCCTCGGCCGACCCGGATGAGTTCGGGCTGGGCACTGGCAGCGTCCCCCTGCTGGTGTCCGCTCCGAACACGGTCATCAACAAGTACGCCCAGCTCGAATCCATGGCCGTGGTTGGCGGGACGAGCGTCCTGGAGGTGGAGACGGTGCAGACCGGGGCTGGCAACAAGCCCAGCGACCGCTTTCCCCAGAACAGCCTGGTGATGGTCATCCAGATGGGCGCCGCGAAACCGGGCACTGGCTCGGACAGCGCCGTGAGCCTCGATAGCGGCGGGATTGGACGCTGGGAGCTGGCGCGTGTCACTGCAGTGCGCGACGACCCCCACAACGACCTCACGCTGGACCGCCAGCTCGTCAATACGTATCCGCCAGCGTGGACGCAGGTTGTCCATGTCCCGCAGTACTCTGCCGTCACCGTCGAAGACGGAGCGAGCCTGGTCGCGGGCACCTGGAATCACGGGGACAAGATGGGCGGCGTCCTGGCCTTTCTGGCTCAGGGCGTGGTCACCCTCGATCTCACCGGAAAGATCAGCGCGGACGGGAAGGGCTTCCTGGGGGCGCCTGGGGAGACGGATGGCGCCAGCAGTCCCCTCACGTGCCTGAGCTCCGCCGCGGGGTCATTGGCGGCCCGGCGCGGCGAAGGGGTGTACATCGACGACTTCGCGGCCACCAGCAGGGGCACGGCCAACATGGCCAACGGTGGCGGCGGTGGCGTGTGCGTGCGCGCCGGAGGTGGCGGTGGCGCCAACGGTGGGTTCGGAGGACGGGGCGGCGATGCCGACACGGCTGGAGCAGGCCTGGGAGGTCTGGGTGGCGCACCGCTGAACAGCGCGGTCCTCTCGGATCGACTGACGCTGGGCGGGGGTGGTGGTGCCGGCCACGGCAGGACCGCCAGTGGAGGCTCGGGCGCCGCCGGAGGTGGCATCATCTTCATCCGCGCTGGCTCCTTGTCCATGGCCACGCAGGCAACGCTCTCCGCTTCAGGCGCGACCCCCGCCCCCACCGCGCAGGGCGCGGGCGGCGGCGGTGGCGGCGGTACCATCCACCTGCGGCTCGGTGGGGCGTCCACGTGCAATGTCATCGAGGCCCGAGGCGGTGCGGGCGGCAACAACACCAATTCCGCCGTCGCCCCCGGTGGCGGTGGCGGCGGTGGCCGGGTGTTCTTCCAGGCCTCTTCGACCACCTGCAATCCCTCCGCGGTGGCGGGGCTGGCGGGTACGACGTCCACCGGAGGCCACTTTGGCGCGGAGCCCACCGCGGCAACCGTGGGAAGCCGGTCCGGGCCGGCGCTCTTCCTGCCGCAGAAGTACGAAGTCCCTCCGGCGCCGGTGGTGACCCAGCCCGTCGATGGCTCCCGGATTGCTCAGCCGCTTCCCGTGTTCAAGGGCACCACCATCCCCTTCGCCCAGGTCCACCTCTTCGTGGACGGCTCGCGCGCCACGCCCCCCAACGCGCCCGTGAGCGCGGACAGCAGCGGCGTCTTCACTTTTACCTACGCGGGGACGCCCCTGGCGGGCCAGCACACGGTGTCGGCCGAGGCCCTCCACCTCGGGGCGAAGAGCGTTCGGAGCGTGGACACCACGTTCACGGTGGACACCGCGGCTCCGACCTTGACCATCTCCAGCTCTCCCGCTGACCCCTCGCGGACGACCACCGCGACGTTCGTGTTCAGCTCGAACGAGACGGGACCGGGTACCCGATTCGAGTGCCAACTGGACGGCCTATACCCGTTCAAGCTCTGCGATAGTCCCTGGGTCTTCACTGCGGCGGACAGATCCACGCCCTACACCGCACGCATCAGGGCCTATGACGCCGCCGGCAATCACGACGAGGAAAGCCATTCGTGGTCGGTGGATTCCACCCCGCCCACCCGGCCCGTGATCGGGGCTCCCTCCGAAGGCGCCCTGGTGGGGACGGACCGGCCCACCTTCTCCGGCACGGTCCCCACTTTCGAGACCGGCCTGACCGTCTCCCTCTTTTTCGACAACAGCCCGACGGCGGCGGAGACCAACATCCCCGTGACGACGGGGGCCAACGGCACGGGCATCTGGTCACGTCAGGTGAGCGTTGCCAATGCGCTGGACAGTGCGCCTCACGTGGTCGTCGCGCTGGTCAGGGACACGGCGGGCAACGAGAGTCCCCTGTCGGCGATCCGCTCGTTCGTCGTGGATACGAACGATCCAGCGGCCCCCTCGATTCTCGCACCCACCGGGCAGTTCGTGAGCAGCACCACGTTCACGGTGGAGGGGACGGCCGAGGCGGGCAGCCTCGTGACGGTCACCGTGACCACGCCGAACGCACAGCAGCAGACCGTCACGCTGGATACGGAGACGGACGAGGCGGATGCCTCGGGCGTGTGGAGCGTGAGCATGAACATCGCCGACGCGCTCTCCGTCGACGGCGCCATCCTCACGCTGAAGGCCAACGCCCGCGATGACGCCGATCCCGTCAACGTGTCGGTGGACGCCACGGCTACCTTCACGCTGGACCTCCTGGGGCCGACTGTCACCATCGACACCAGGCCGGACGACCCGACAAACGTGAACGTGGCCGTCTTCACCTTCCACGCCTCGCAGGGCGACTCTGTCTTCGGGTGCGGATTCGATCCTGAGGGTCCCTTCTCGCCGTGCGTGTCGCCACACGCGGTCGAGGTGACGGAGGAGGAGGAGCACGAGTTCTGCGTGCAGGCGACGGACCCCGCTGGCCACCCCTCCGCCTCCGCCGCGTGCTACCAGTGGGAGTTGGACAAGCAGGGGCCGCCCGCGCCAGTGGTGCTGACTCCGGACGAGGATGATCCTCCAACGCAGGACGTGCGCCCCTTGTTCAGCGGAACGGCGGTGGCTGGCAGCATCATCCACCTCTACGTCGACGGCATGCCCGAGTCGTCGGACCCCGCCGTGGTGGTGGCGACCGGCGGGAACGGGGACTGGACCGCTCGTCCAGCGACGGCCCTGGGGCCTGGCTTCCACGTGCTCACGGTCACCGCCACGGAACCGGCGGGCAATGTCAGTGAGTTCTCGCAGGCCCGGGGCTTCACCGTGGATACGCAGGCACCGGACGCACCGGTCATCCTTGCGCCTACGCCAGGCCAGGCCCTCGATACGGCCACCCCGGTCTTCAGTGGCACGGCCGAGCCGGGGGCGGCGGTGGTCGTCAGCGTCGACGGCAGTGGCACCCCGCTTGGCGAGGCCGTGGCGAACGCCTGGGGTGCCTGGACCTTCACGACTCCCGCCGCGGATGACCTCGACGACGGTCCCCACTCGGTCACCGCCCGTGCCCGGGACCGGTCCGGCCGGCCCGGTCCGGCGAGCGAGGCCCTGTCGTTCAGCGTGGACACGGTGAATCCCGTTGTCCCGACGTTCAACCTGCCTCCCGCGCGCACCAACGATTCCACCCCGCTCATCACGGGCGGCGCGGAGCGCGGGACGACCGTCACCGTTTTCATCGACAACGTGCAGGTCGGGACGGACATCGCGGACCCGACGACGGGCAACTGGGACGTCACGCCCGTGGTGCAGATCTCCGACGGGACGCATCGGGCCACGGCCATGGTCCGCGACGCGGCTGGACGCCCGAGCCCGCTCAGCCAGGCGCGGGAGTTTGTCGTGGACACCACTGCGCCTGGCAAGCCGGTCATCACGGTGCCCGCCGCCGACACCTACGTGGTCGTCGTGAGGCCCCGTATCGCAGGCCGAGCAGAGGCCTTGGCGACCGTCACCATCGAGGTCGATGGGGTCTTTGTCGGGACGGCCCAGGCCAATGCTGGGGGGGACTGGAACCTGGCGGCAACCACGGTGGACCTGGCCCCGGGCCCCCGTACCGTGACCGCCTTCGCCACGGATGGAGAGGGCAACATCGGAGCGCACTCGGATCCCCCGATTCGCTTCACCGTGGACGCCGTTGCACCCGCGGCGCCCGTCGTGCTGAGCCCTGCGTCGGGCTCCTACGTGGCGACGACCTCGCCCACCGTCTCCGGGACCGCGGAGGCGGGAAGCACGGTGACGGTCTTCATCCGCGGCGTGGCTGCTGGGACGACCACCGCCGTGGGCGGAAGCTGGAGCCTCCGGGTTGCCGGGCCGCTCGCCCAGGAGAGCTACACGGTAAGCGCGCAGGCGACGGATCGCGCCGGTAACTCGGCGCCCAGCTCCGTTTCCGCGGCCCACTCGTTCACGGTCGACACGGAGGCTCCCGACACGCAGCTCATCTCGGGCCCGCCGCTGGTGAGCAGCTCGACCACCGCGACGTTCGTCGTCAGGGCACGGAACTCGGTGACGCAGGCCGTCGATGGCTCGGTCGTCGAGTTCCAGGTGAGCCCTGATGGCCGGCCGTTCATTCGCTGCGTGCTGCCAACACCCGTCGGCAGCGACTGCGTGATGGCGCGCAACCCGGCGCCCCAGGACGACACCTTCAGCCTCACCCTGGAGGACTTCGCCATCAGGCAGGAGCACAGCGTGCTGATCAGCGCGCGCGACCTGGCGGGAAACCAGGACCCGACGCCGGCTTCATACGCCTGGCGCGTGGTCGATGGCAGGCTGACCATTGGCATCAAGTTCGGTCCAGACCCCATTACCAATGACAACACCTCGACCTTCGTCTTCGAGTCGGAGCGGCCGGGTGCCATCTTCACCGGCAGCGTCGGTACCACCGACGGGGGTGTACCCGAGAACTTCCGGGTCGAGAGTGGGCAGGACACCATCACCTTCCCCATCCCCGACGGCGGGGCGCCGGATGGTGGCGGGGCCGTGCTTGCAGACGGTGAATATGAGCTGACCGTCAGGGCCGAGAACCCTGACAACTCGGCTGACGTCACGAGCTACACCAACCGCCGGTGGACGATCGACACGCAAAAGCCCGCGCGGCCCACGCTCACGGTCGATGGGCGGCTGGTGGGCAGCACCGTACGAGTGAACACCTCGAACCCGACCTTCCGCGGCATGGCCGAGCGGAATGGCACGGTCCTGCTCTTCAACAACATCAAGGTGGGTGAGACGGTCGTCGATGGCCAGGGGCAGTGGTCCCTCCTGTTGCCCACGGGGCTCGCCCAGGGCACGTACACCTTTACGGCGCAGGTGCGGGACCCTGCCACGAACACCAGCGACCCCGCGACGAGCCCGACGTTCGTCATCGACACGGACAAGCCGACGGTGGGCGTGGTGGAGCATCCGCCAGCGCAGACGAACTCGCAGACCGCGCGCTTCACGTTCTCCAAGTCCGAGGACGTGGAGGCCTTCGAGTGCAGCGTCGACAATGCGCCGTTCGCGGTGTGCGGGAGCAACGACAACCCGACAGCGCAGTTCGACAACCTGTTGGAGGGGCAGCACAACCTCGCCTTGCGGGCACGGGACCTGGCGGGGAATGAGACCGCGTCGGTGGTCAACTACCCGTGGCGCGTGGACCGGACCCCCCCGGTGGTGACCCTCTCGGTGAAGCCGCCGGAGCACTCCGGCAGCGCTGACGCCCGCTTCGAGTTCTCGGCGGACGAGCCCCTGGTGACCTTTCAGTGCGCCATCGATGCGTCGAACTTCGACGAGTGCTCGCAGAGGGTGGAGCGCACCGGGCTGGAGGACCGCTCCTACGTCATCCGGGTCACCGCGCGGGATGCGGCGGGGAACACGTCATTGGATCCGGTGGAGTACCAATGGACCGTGGATACGCGGCGACCGGACGTGCCCGTTCTGGAATCCCCGCGGGCGGGACTGTCCGTGGGCAGCCGCAATCCTCTGTTCCGGGGACTGGCCGAGCCGAACAGCACGGTAACCGTGCTCGTGGACGGTGACCCCGTCGCGTCGACACAGGTCACCAGCAGCCTGGGCCAGTGGGAGGTTGCCTCGCAGGTGGCGCTCGACGAGACCGACCACACCGTGCGCCTTGTCACCGTGGACCGCGCGAACAACAGCAGTGACCGCTCGGAGGAGGTGGGCTTCTTCGTGGACGTGACGGGTCCGAATACCGTCATCGAGTCCGGACCCGAAAGCCGCATCCGCAGCACCTCGGCCACCTTCACGTTCTCTTCGGAAGAGGGAGCCACCTTCGAGTGCAGCCTGAACCGGGGCGCCTACGACGCATGCCCCCCGGATGGTGTGTTCAGCGGGCTGGAGGAGGGCGGCCAGTCGCTCGAGGTCCGGGCAAAGGATGCGGCCGGCAACCCGGATCCGAGTCCTGCCACGTACTCCTGGCGCGTGTACCTGGGCAGCGACATCCGGACGCGCGGCGGCGGCTTGAGCTGCTCGTCCACGGAGGGCGGTAGTGGTGCCTCCCTGGCCCTCCTGGGGCTGGGTGGGCTGGTTCTCCTGGGTGCCCGTCGTCGGCGCCAGTAG
- a CDS encoding fibronectin type III domain-containing protein produces MKSRINVYVPALLVLVSALVGGCGGSVEEPPDNRQPGASFDAPDAPTQVVVTPGDGQVTVSWTVPAFNGGKDITGYTVRALEGGTVRGDAKVSGATTSATVGGLTNGVAYTVTVTAENVVGTRESAPSVAVVPRKALGRPRDIRATPGNQQVTLNWTAPEDTGLALSAYTVTVRSGETVVTTQQTSDNLLTLTGLTNGTPYGFIVQASNGDGQGLAAEAVMATPRTVPSAPVLAGLSPSDRRIIVYIIASESDGGSPITSYRVNLRGVSGEGNLTFEAPPTSEREFQVEATGLRNGVEYEVTVTAINEAGASTSEAVTTSATTTPGPPRDFRAQIVDGRLTLTWEFPEDNGGRDVSGCRLTKNNPDGSFDMGRTTTLSMTPRADTTYTFTLRCYNLVGDGEVVTLEVSS; encoded by the coding sequence ATGAAGAGCCGCATCAATGTGTACGTACCGGCGTTGCTCGTGCTGGTGAGCGCCCTCGTGGGTGGTTGCGGTGGGTCCGTCGAGGAGCCCCCGGACAATCGCCAGCCGGGGGCTTCCTTCGACGCGCCCGACGCGCCCACGCAGGTGGTGGTGACGCCGGGGGATGGGCAGGTGACGGTCTCCTGGACGGTGCCCGCCTTCAACGGAGGCAAGGACATCACTGGCTACACCGTCCGTGCGCTGGAGGGCGGGACGGTCCGCGGGGATGCGAAGGTGTCTGGCGCCACGACGTCCGCCACCGTGGGGGGCCTGACCAACGGCGTGGCCTACACCGTCACGGTGACGGCCGAGAACGTCGTGGGGACCCGGGAGTCCGCTCCCTCCGTGGCGGTCGTCCCGCGCAAGGCCTTGGGGCGCCCCCGCGACATCCGCGCGACCCCGGGCAACCAGCAGGTGACGTTGAATTGGACGGCGCCCGAGGACACCGGGCTTGCCCTGTCCGCGTACACGGTGACGGTGCGCTCCGGGGAGACGGTGGTGACGACCCAGCAGACCTCGGACAACTTGTTGACCCTGACGGGGCTCACCAATGGCACGCCGTATGGGTTCATCGTCCAGGCCTCGAACGGCGACGGACAAGGGCTGGCTGCGGAGGCTGTCATGGCCACGCCGAGGACGGTCCCCAGCGCGCCCGTGCTGGCTGGCCTCAGCCCGAGTGACCGCAGGATCATCGTCTACATCATCGCCTCGGAGAGTGATGGTGGCAGTCCCATCACCTCCTACAGGGTGAACCTGCGTGGGGTCTCCGGCGAGGGGAACCTCACGTTCGAGGCTCCCCCCACCAGTGAGAGGGAGTTCCAGGTCGAGGCTACCGGGCTGCGGAATGGCGTCGAATATGAGGTCACCGTCACGGCCATCAACGAGGCGGGGGCCTCCACCTCCGAAGCGGTGACGACCTCGGCGACGACGACTCCGGGGCCACCCAGGGACTTCCGCGCTCAGATCGTGGATGGGAGGCTCACCCTGACCTGGGAGTTCCCGGAGGATAATGGCGGGCGTGACGTTTCGGGGTGCCGGCTGACGAAGAACAACCCGGATGGGTCCTTCGACATGGGCAGGACGACGACCCTGTCGATGACCCCGCGCGCCGACACGACCTATACCTTCACCCTGCGCTGCTACAATCTGGTGGGCGACGGCGAAGTGGTGACGCTCGAAGTCTCGTCCTGA